A section of the Rummeliibacillus pycnus genome encodes:
- a CDS encoding ABC transporter ATP-binding protein — MIRSWLRSTGYEPVLTKDDIKSSKKRKGARASDWRSTLGSIWRLIDEQRGLLIVVLVMVVLSSILSLLGPYFIGKIIDDHIMKKDFSGLKMMILSLVLIYIGLSVSLFLQNYWMIGIAQQTVYRMRTSLFTKLQQLPIAFFDKRQHGELMSRMTNDMDNISSTLNSTFIQVFSSILTLVGTIVVMLTMSPLLTFLTMLIIPIMFISTRWITRRTGQLFKAQQQALGALNGMIEETISGQRVVKAFSQEQRMMDEFAEKSSHLRRVGYWANVYSGGIPKVMNLLNNASFAVVAGVGGLLALKGHVSIGTIVVFAEYARQFTRPLNDLANQFNNVLSAIAGAERVFAIMDEKEELDNARNAPEQKIQGDVKFDNVSFKYETDEENQTISQISFHIKKGQTAALVGATGAGKTTIMQLLARFYDVQNGQILIDNRPIQTYSRKNIRSQMAFVLQEPFLFEATVKDNIRYGYLGATDEEVIEAAKKANAHDFIMSLPQGYDTYLTADGSQISQGQKQLLSIARALVADPSILLLDEATSSIDTVTELEIQEALERLMEGRTSFVIAHRLNTVRKADVILVMQEGHLVESGMRKELIKTKGLFYQMLQQAKL; from the coding sequence ATGATTAGATCGTGGTTACGTTCTACTGGTTATGAGCCAGTTCTTACGAAGGATGATATTAAATCTTCTAAAAAGAGAAAAGGTGCAAGAGCAAGTGATTGGCGATCAACTTTAGGTAGCATATGGAGACTTATTGATGAGCAAAGAGGGCTATTAATAGTTGTATTAGTAATGGTTGTACTTAGCTCCATTTTGTCATTATTAGGTCCTTATTTTATTGGTAAGATAATAGATGATCATATAATGAAAAAAGACTTTTCTGGTTTGAAAATGATGATTTTAAGCCTTGTATTGATCTATATAGGTTTATCGGTGTCGCTCTTTTTACAAAACTACTGGATGATTGGTATTGCACAACAAACCGTTTATCGTATGCGTACAAGTCTATTCACAAAATTACAACAATTACCAATAGCGTTTTTTGATAAAAGGCAGCATGGTGAATTAATGAGTCGAATGACAAATGATATGGATAATATTAGTTCAACATTAAATAGTACTTTTATTCAAGTGTTTTCCAGTATATTAACATTAGTAGGTACAATAGTAGTTATGCTAACAATGAGCCCACTACTGACATTTTTGACGATGCTAATTATTCCTATTATGTTTATTTCTACTCGTTGGATTACAAGGAGAACAGGCCAGTTATTTAAAGCGCAACAGCAAGCTCTTGGGGCACTTAATGGGATGATTGAAGAAACAATTTCAGGACAACGAGTTGTCAAAGCTTTTTCTCAAGAACAGCGTATGATGGATGAATTTGCAGAAAAAAGTAGTCACTTACGGCGAGTAGGCTATTGGGCAAATGTCTACTCAGGCGGTATTCCAAAAGTGATGAATTTGTTAAACAACGCAAGTTTTGCTGTTGTGGCAGGTGTTGGAGGACTACTTGCTTTAAAAGGCCATGTTTCAATTGGGACAATCGTAGTATTCGCTGAGTATGCACGTCAATTTACCAGACCTTTAAATGATTTAGCCAATCAATTTAATAATGTCTTATCTGCAATTGCTGGGGCAGAACGGGTATTTGCGATTATGGATGAGAAAGAAGAGTTAGACAATGCTAGAAATGCTCCAGAGCAGAAAATACAAGGGGACGTCAAATTTGATAATGTATCATTTAAATATGAAACGGACGAAGAAAATCAGACAATTTCACAGATCAGTTTCCATATAAAAAAAGGCCAAACAGCTGCTTTAGTCGGTGCTACGGGGGCTGGTAAGACAACGATTATGCAACTGCTTGCTCGTTTCTATGATGTCCAAAATGGTCAAATTTTAATCGATAATCGACCAATACAAACCTATTCAAGAAAAAATATACGCAGCCAAATGGCCTTTGTTCTTCAGGAACCATTCTTATTTGAGGCGACTGTGAAAGATAATATTCGATATGGTTATTTAGGAGCGACGGATGAAGAAGTGATCGAAGCAGCAAAAAAAGCGAATGCACATGACTTTATCATGTCTTTGCCACAAGGTTATGATACCTATTTGACAGCAGATGGCAGTCAAATAAGCCAAGGACAAAAACAGTTACTATCCATTGCAAGAGCACTTGTAGCAGATCCTTCAATCTTATTGTTAGATGAAGCTACAAGTAGTATTGATACCGTAACCGAATTAGAAATACAGGAAGCGCTTGAACGTCTAATGGAAGGGCGTACAAGCTTTGTTATTGCACATCGTTTAAATACTGTAAGAAAGGCTGATGTTATTTTAGTGATGCAAGAAGGCCACTTGGTGGAATCAGGTATGAGGAAAGAACTAATTAAGACAAAAGGATTATTCTATCAAATGCTACAACAAGCAAAGTTGTAA
- a CDS encoding ABC transporter ATP-binding protein: MKTIFQYIKTYKVPACIALMLMFVELAVELTQPLLIRKIIDEGIVVKDLHTVGLWGTIMLALAFLAFFAGILNSFFSGYAAQNFAYDLRNALFRKVQSFTMTTFLRFPSAGLITRITNDVSQVQQVFFMSLRIMMRAPLVVIGSLIMAFYVNPSLAVYLVIGVPILVLFMYFMVKKSISQFAMVQRRVDRVNRLIQENLQAMRLVKAYLRGLYEASRFEKIANALKKDTSNALRLMEYIQPILLIVMNLAMLAVLWFGAVQIQKGQTQIGDIAAIINYTMRMTGSFSMFAFIIMLFSRAKASATRMEEILLIEDGVEDVIVHSTKEVPLNKGIITFKNVSFKYPHTDQYVLKNISFTCEQGEKIAIMGSTGSGKSTLLQLIPKFYAIEEGQIIIDGVDSKEWNVENLRNAIGYVPQRSLLFTGTIFENVTWGKTDATLQEVEKASRKAQIHDSVMHFPNGYQTRVGQKGVNLSGGQKQRLSIARAIIRRPEFLLLDDSTSALDIKTESALWEALADERATMLVVTQKIHTAQGANRILLLEDGVVSAFGTHDELMNSSTLYQKIAQSQAGTGGGK; encoded by the coding sequence TTGAAAACAATTTTTCAATACATAAAGACATATAAAGTGCCTGCTTGTATTGCGCTTATGTTAATGTTCGTTGAATTAGCCGTCGAGCTTACACAACCATTACTGATACGGAAAATTATTGATGAAGGAATAGTTGTAAAAGACCTTCATACGGTTGGGTTATGGGGAACTATTATGTTAGCATTAGCATTTTTAGCGTTTTTTGCTGGTATCTTAAATTCTTTTTTTTCAGGGTATGCAGCGCAGAATTTTGCCTATGATTTACGAAATGCTTTATTTAGAAAAGTACAGTCATTTACAATGACAACCTTTTTACGTTTTCCTTCTGCAGGATTGATTACAAGGATAACAAATGACGTATCACAAGTACAGCAAGTATTCTTTATGAGTTTACGTATTATGATGCGTGCTCCATTAGTTGTAATTGGTAGTTTAATAATGGCGTTTTATGTTAATCCATCATTAGCTGTGTACTTAGTTATAGGGGTACCGATACTCGTACTGTTTATGTATTTTATGGTGAAAAAAAGTATTAGTCAGTTTGCAATGGTACAACGTAGAGTAGATAGAGTAAATCGTTTAATCCAAGAAAATCTACAGGCTATGCGATTAGTAAAGGCATATTTAAGAGGCTTATACGAGGCAAGTCGTTTCGAAAAGATTGCAAATGCTTTGAAAAAGGATACATCAAATGCACTACGGTTAATGGAATATATTCAACCTATATTGTTAATTGTCATGAACTTAGCAATGTTAGCCGTTTTATGGTTTGGAGCAGTACAAATACAAAAAGGGCAAACGCAAATAGGAGACATAGCAGCAATTATTAATTATACAATGCGTATGACAGGATCATTTTCAATGTTTGCATTCATTATTATGTTATTCTCACGTGCGAAGGCATCAGCTACTAGAATGGAAGAAATTCTTCTTATCGAAGATGGGGTTGAAGATGTCATCGTACATTCAACAAAAGAGGTACCATTAAACAAAGGAATCATAACATTTAAAAATGTGTCATTTAAATATCCACACACTGATCAATATGTATTGAAGAATATTTCATTTACTTGTGAACAAGGTGAAAAAATTGCCATTATGGGTTCAACAGGTTCAGGAAAATCAACCTTACTACAGCTTATTCCAAAGTTTTATGCTATTGAGGAAGGTCAAATTATAATTGATGGTGTAGATAGTAAGGAATGGAATGTAGAGAATTTACGAAATGCCATTGGCTATGTACCACAACGTTCTCTGCTTTTTACAGGTACTATTTTCGAAAATGTAACTTGGGGTAAAACCGATGCTACATTGCAAGAAGTAGAAAAAGCTTCACGAAAGGCACAAATTCATGATTCAGTCATGCATTTTCCAAATGGTTATCAAACACGGGTAGGTCAAAAAGGTGTTAATCTATCAGGTGGACAAAAGCAACGATTATCAATTGCTAGAGCGATTATACGTAGACCTGAGTTTTTATTATTAGACGATAGTACAAGTGCTCTTGATATAAAAACGGAGTCTGCATTATGGGAGGCTCTTGCTGATGAACGAGCAACTATGCTTGTAGTCACGCAAAAAATTCATACTGCACAAGGTGCAAATCGAATTCTACTGTTAGAAGATGGCGTTGTATCTGCCTTTGGTACACATGATGAACTAATGAATAGTTCAACGCTGTATCAAAAAATTGCACAATCTCAGGCAGGAACAGGAGGTGGCAAGTGA
- a CDS encoding DMT family transporter encodes MIISGAMLWGATGPMMEWVLANSDLTVSFMLTIRLFFAGLLLLSFLLITKNDIMSIWKHPVWWKRLIIFSVIGMLGVQYTFVAAIDASSAVLATLLQFLAPIFVVLFVSFANKMLPPKYQVFGILGTLVGLFLLLTNASFDNLLVSKTALAWGIGVGFTFAFYTLYPVTLMKEWGVLIVVGWGMLIGGLILGVVISVWNSHLWNTLLEPTIAFMLIGIIFFGTIAFVLFLSSMKYITPVETSILSSMEPLTAMAISVIWLGKTLALWQVVGVIIMLICVTWLSIEGDRQQKQRKQN; translated from the coding sequence ATGATTATATCAGGTGCCATGCTCTGGGGAGCCACCGGACCAATGATGGAATGGGTTTTGGCAAATAGTGATTTGACAGTATCATTTATGTTAACCATTCGATTATTTTTTGCAGGGTTATTATTGCTATCATTTTTACTCATAACCAAAAACGATATTATGTCTATTTGGAAACACCCTGTATGGTGGAAAAGACTTATTATATTTAGCGTTATAGGCATGTTAGGTGTTCAATATACGTTTGTAGCTGCAATAGACGCTAGTAGTGCGGTCTTAGCAACATTGCTACAGTTTTTGGCTCCTATCTTTGTAGTGCTATTTGTTTCATTTGCAAATAAAATGTTACCACCAAAGTACCAGGTGTTTGGTATATTAGGGACTTTAGTTGGTTTGTTTTTGTTATTAACAAATGCATCATTTGATAATTTGCTAGTTAGTAAAACAGCTCTTGCTTGGGGGATTGGTGTAGGATTTACATTTGCCTTCTATACACTATATCCAGTTACACTAATGAAAGAGTGGGGCGTATTAATTGTTGTGGGCTGGGGAATGCTCATTGGTGGCTTAATATTGGGAGTTGTGATCAGTGTATGGAACTCTCATTTATGGAATACTCTTTTAGAACCAACTATAGCATTTATGTTAATCGGAATCATATTCTTTGGCACAATCGCATTTGTATTATTTTTAAGCAGTATGAAATACATAACGCCAGTTGAAACAAGTATTTTATCAAGTATGGAGCCATTAACGGCAATGGCGATATCAGTTATTTGGCTTGGAAAAACACTTGCACTATGGCAAGTTGTTGGCGTTATCATTATGCTTATTTGTGTTACTTGGCTCTCCATTGAAGGGGATCGCCAACAAAAACAAAGAAAGCAAAATTAA
- a CDS encoding sensor domain-containing protein translates to MNDIQTIFQTANPILSQIPYPMMILNTDGIVIAWNRQAEKTFGYSAEEILGKFTPFIEKNVNYFYKDLWQKVIHSTDPMHVESITFPTKKGEVINTPITLKAFTIDNNRYIFCQFNLEADEQQDLLAFSEFSSIRNGLESSFMMLSIDQDGLITYANNLFLKYSKWTPKRIIGKTFWQMFPQTPESVVIADTIWESLQNSKQWKGEVEKITKDGQSYWVDLTAIPVSTSSKKPSSFILLENDITEKKRLQNRLEKIAYIDQETGLMNRYRLEQVVNQMITENHHFTLVYFSIDKFYSLKELYGDQAEQKLLQEFTQRMKMYFQDSSMARVSIDEFVVLTPLGEWFIQGFLTYLEQHPIYINNTTLPLSISGGITKYPDDQISFSHLMKASYAAIQKVQSEGGGSISSLTKADHKALHTKSIIEKRLLVALDKKDLKVLYQPQLDLKTGKITTVEALVRWDDEEIGTVSPEILIPIAEETGLINDIGSFMLEQACLQAAEWHKKGLDLKVSINSSVREFRDKNMVKQIRRILEDTGCPANLIHIEITEKFALEAEAETSIIQQMKQLQNEGIIFVLDDFGTGYASFRYMQLLPLSQIKIDQMFISTIQYQPKSQMLIQGMIQFGKSIDMCVLAEGVETQEQQDILTEFGCDAIQGYHVSRPIEAKEVEKLL, encoded by the coding sequence ATGAATGATATTCAAACAATTTTTCAAACTGCTAATCCGATATTGAGCCAGATACCGTATCCTATGATGATTTTAAATACGGATGGTATTGTGATCGCATGGAATCGTCAAGCAGAAAAAACATTTGGCTATAGTGCAGAAGAAATACTAGGGAAGTTTACTCCTTTTATCGAAAAGAACGTAAACTATTTTTATAAAGACTTATGGCAAAAAGTTATTCATTCTACCGATCCAATGCATGTTGAATCCATAACTTTTCCAACAAAAAAAGGTGAAGTAATTAATACACCGATCACTTTAAAAGCATTTACGATTGATAATAATCGCTATATTTTCTGTCAATTTAACTTAGAAGCTGATGAACAACAAGATTTACTAGCTTTCAGTGAATTTTCAAGTATTCGAAATGGTCTAGAATCTTCTTTTATGATGCTTTCTATAGATCAAGATGGATTAATTACATACGCAAATAATCTATTCTTAAAATATAGCAAATGGACACCAAAAAGAATTATCGGAAAGACTTTTTGGCAAATGTTCCCTCAAACTCCTGAAAGCGTAGTCATAGCAGATACAATTTGGGAGTCTTTACAAAACAGTAAACAATGGAAAGGTGAAGTTGAAAAAATCACAAAAGATGGCCAATCCTATTGGGTAGATTTAACAGCGATTCCCGTTTCCACTTCTTCAAAAAAACCTTCTAGTTTTATCTTGTTAGAAAACGATATTACTGAGAAAAAGCGATTACAAAATCGACTTGAAAAAATTGCCTATATTGATCAAGAAACAGGGTTAATGAATCGTTATCGTTTAGAACAAGTTGTCAATCAAATGATTACAGAAAATCATCATTTTACTCTTGTCTATTTTAGCATTGATAAATTCTATTCTTTAAAAGAACTATATGGCGATCAAGCTGAACAAAAATTACTTCAAGAATTTACGCAACGAATGAAAATGTATTTTCAAGACAGCTCAATGGCTCGCGTGAGTATTGATGAATTTGTTGTTTTAACACCACTTGGTGAATGGTTTATTCAAGGTTTTCTTACATATTTAGAACAGCATCCAATCTATATAAATAATACAACTTTACCTCTTTCAATTAGTGGTGGTATTACAAAATATCCAGATGATCAAATTTCTTTTTCACATCTTATGAAAGCTTCATATGCTGCAATTCAAAAAGTGCAATCTGAAGGTGGTGGCAGCATCTCAAGTCTTACAAAAGCAGATCATAAAGCTTTACATACAAAATCTATCATTGAAAAACGACTTTTAGTGGCACTTGATAAAAAAGATTTAAAAGTTCTTTATCAGCCACAGTTAGATTTAAAAACCGGAAAAATTACAACAGTAGAAGCTTTAGTTCGTTGGGATGATGAAGAAATTGGTACAGTTTCACCAGAAATATTAATTCCAATAGCTGAAGAAACTGGACTAATCAATGATATTGGTTCATTTATGTTAGAACAAGCATGTTTACAAGCAGCAGAGTGGCATAAAAAAGGATTAGATTTAAAAGTCAGCATTAACTCATCTGTTCGTGAGTTCCGTGATAAAAATATGGTGAAACAAATACGTAGAATCCTTGAAGACACTGGTTGTCCAGCAAATTTAATTCATATTGAGATTACAGAAAAGTTTGCATTAGAAGCAGAAGCAGAAACGTCTATCATACAACAAATGAAACAATTGCAAAATGAAGGGATTATATTTGTACTTGATGACTTTGGTACAGGATATGCTTCATTCAGATATATGCAACTATTGCCATTATCACAAATTAAAATTGACCAAATGTTTATCTCAACTATTCAATATCAACCGAAAAGTCAAATGCTAATTCAAGGTATGATTCAATTTGGAAAGTCAATCGATATGTGCGTACTTGCAGAAGGCGTTGAAACACAAGAACAACAAGATATCTTAACAGAATTTGGATGCGACGCTATCCAAGGTTACCATGTAAGTCGCCCAATTGAAGCAAAAGAAGTTGAAAAGCTACTATAA
- a CDS encoding threonine/serine exporter family protein, which yields MDWLIQGMLSFIGTAGFGIIFNAPKKTLFHCGLVGMIGWLIYYAFLQKGVDAVFATFAGAFLISIVAHILARQFKTPMIVFSVAGIIPLVPGGLAYNAMRTIVENDYAKSIQYSARVFIIAGAIVMGLVFAEVFMQLIFNGIRKRKAKLSKLSS from the coding sequence ATGGATTGGCTAATTCAAGGAATGCTTAGTTTTATAGGGACTGCAGGGTTTGGAATTATATTTAATGCACCCAAAAAGACATTATTCCATTGTGGCTTAGTTGGTATGATAGGGTGGCTTATCTATTATGCTTTTTTACAAAAAGGTGTAGATGCAGTTTTTGCTACCTTTGCAGGTGCTTTTTTGATCTCCATTGTGGCCCATATTCTTGCAAGACAATTTAAGACACCAATGATTGTATTTAGTGTTGCAGGAATTATTCCTTTAGTCCCGGGTGGCCTAGCATATAATGCCATGCGTACTATTGTAGAAAATGATTATGCTAAAAGTATTCAATATAGTGCAAGGGTTTTTATCATTGCAGGTGCTATCGTAATGGGGTTAGTATTTGCAGAGGTATTTATGCAACTTATTTTTAATGGAATTCGTAAAAGAAAAGCAAAACTATCCAAGCTATCTTCATAA
- a CDS encoding threonine/serine exporter family protein has protein sequence MIETTQEELAIDCFLLAGRMLIQSGAETYRAEDTMLRMASSQGLTDAQSFVTPTGIIFSAGHKRPTRIAQISSRTTDLEKIALINSVSRKLTAGVFTLEEAYEELLKIERTNLFFPIWVQVVASAIASGCFLILFNGTWIDVPFAVIIGGIGYLIFLAMHSLTKVKFFAEFTGSLFVGLLSVLVIKVGWGYQLDKIVIGSVMPLVPGLPIANAVRDLMAGHFVSGVAKGMEALLTAFAIGAGIALALSF, from the coding sequence ATGATTGAAACAACACAAGAAGAATTAGCTATTGATTGTTTTCTTCTCGCTGGACGTATGCTGATTCAGAGCGGAGCGGAAACGTATCGTGCAGAGGACACGATGCTTAGAATGGCAAGTTCTCAAGGATTAACAGATGCCCAAAGTTTCGTTACACCTACCGGTATTATATTTTCTGCCGGTCATAAACGTCCTACAAGAATTGCACAGATTTCGAGTCGAACGACAGACTTAGAAAAAATTGCACTTATTAATTCAGTCTCCAGGAAATTAACTGCTGGAGTGTTTACTCTGGAAGAGGCATATGAAGAGTTACTAAAGATTGAACGTACTAATTTATTTTTTCCAATTTGGGTCCAGGTTGTGGCCTCAGCAATTGCGAGTGGCTGTTTTTTAATTTTATTTAATGGTACTTGGATTGATGTTCCGTTTGCTGTCATAATTGGTGGAATTGGTTATCTGATTTTTTTAGCAATGCATTCTTTAACAAAAGTAAAGTTTTTTGCAGAATTTACAGGATCCTTATTTGTGGGGTTACTTTCAGTTTTAGTGATTAAAGTGGGCTGGGGATATCAACTTGATAAAATTGTGATTGGTTCTGTCATGCCATTAGTGCCGGGGCTACCAATTGCAAATGCTGTACGTGATTTAATGGCAGGACATTTTGTATCTGGTGTTGCAAAAGGAATGGAAGCACTTCTAACAGCTTTTGCAATTGGTGCTGGCATAGCTCTAGCACTTTCTTTTTAG
- a CDS encoding polysaccharide deacetylase family protein, with product MTTIYSKKKPRWVNLLIIGTILTLTALILFIVSAQDENVSSNNSDHIALAASSDIVKEKSKYDGLFIVTEKSNNKNAPYIIQYPNTTSKVFNQSVTDTIHKIRDQYLKDMEVSVHKDDKLVGSLNITYKTTIHKKNYYSFVLTQNQYNGIGSKQKNVKTFMYDQKNKKQILLQDVIQSQKDLTLLSKAVKAQMSKDSDLKKLMTTTAVKEETKPIWANFENHSLTDKAFTFYFDGSKLSTNITQIKTVNIPLSTVNSILAKPFKVEEKKIVQKKPKKLVALTFDDGPSKTVTPKILKTLKKHNIKATFFMVGSQVDENPKMAKQVQEAGHEIGNHTYSHPNLKNLTNAQIKNQLSRTTTAIKKATGHNPTLFRPPYGSVDKRVRAQTKLPVVLWSVDTLDWQHHNSKKILDYVKKETYPGAIILMHDIHMPTADGLEAVITYLQKQGYTFVTVSALNSNKRK from the coding sequence GTGACTACTATTTATTCAAAGAAGAAACCACGTTGGGTTAACCTTCTAATAATAGGCACCATCCTGACATTAACCGCTTTAATACTATTTATAGTTTCTGCACAAGATGAGAATGTTTCTTCCAACAATTCGGATCACATTGCATTGGCTGCTTCATCAGATATTGTGAAAGAAAAATCAAAATACGATGGACTATTTATTGTGACAGAAAAGTCAAACAATAAAAATGCACCTTATATTATCCAATATCCCAATACAACTAGTAAAGTATTCAATCAATCTGTAACAGATACTATACATAAAATTCGTGATCAATATTTAAAAGATATGGAAGTCTCAGTTCATAAAGACGACAAATTAGTTGGTAGCCTTAACATTACCTATAAAACTACAATACATAAAAAAAACTATTACTCATTTGTTTTAACACAAAATCAATACAATGGTATAGGTTCTAAACAAAAAAATGTAAAAACTTTTATGTATGATCAGAAAAACAAAAAACAAATTTTGCTTCAAGATGTTATTCAATCTCAAAAAGATCTTACTCTATTATCTAAAGCAGTAAAAGCACAAATGAGTAAGGATTCAGATTTAAAAAAATTAATGACTACGACTGCGGTTAAAGAAGAGACAAAACCAATTTGGGCAAACTTTGAAAACCATTCTCTTACTGACAAGGCATTTACTTTTTATTTTGATGGCAGTAAACTATCTACTAATATTACACAAATAAAGACTGTCAATATTCCTTTATCTACTGTTAATAGTATACTTGCAAAACCGTTTAAAGTAGAAGAGAAAAAAATAGTTCAGAAAAAACCGAAAAAACTTGTAGCATTAACATTTGATGACGGTCCTAGTAAAACTGTCACACCCAAAATCCTAAAAACCTTGAAAAAACACAATATAAAAGCAACATTCTTTATGGTTGGTTCTCAAGTCGATGAAAATCCTAAAATGGCAAAACAAGTTCAAGAAGCAGGTCATGAAATTGGAAATCATACTTATTCACACCCTAATTTAAAAAACCTTACAAATGCTCAAATTAAAAACCAATTATCTAGAACGACTACGGCTATAAAAAAAGCGACTGGTCATAATCCTACACTCTTTAGACCACCGTATGGATCTGTAGACAAAAGAGTGCGTGCCCAAACGAAATTACCTGTCGTTTTATGGAGCGTTGATACACTGGATTGGCAACATCATAATTCAAAAAAAATATTAGACTATGTAAAAAAGGAAACTTATCCAGGTGCTATTATTTTAATGCATGATATTCACATGCCAACTGCAGATGGACTAGAAGCTGTGATTACTTATCTTCAAAAACAAGGGTATACATTTGTAACCGTTTCGGCATTAAATTCAAATAAAAGGAAATAA
- a CDS encoding saccharopine dehydrogenase family protein, translating to MKIAVLGAGLMGKEVARDLVRNHNVERVYLADLNVAQAQQFADTLQTDKIEVLQLDATNDHQLKSVMSKANVVVNALFYQFNEKVARTAIEVGVHSVDLGGHIGGVTDEILKLNNAAKAKGITLIPDLGVAPGMINILAGFGASQLDHVKSIKIYVGGIPVVKEPPLEYNVVFSLEGVFDHYTDVSHVVRNGKLREIPSLSEIEPFYFKGFSGLEAFHTSGGLSTLPQSFPNVQTLEYKTVRYAGHAEKFKLLVDLGLTSKETEVTINGSTIKARDVLREVLQSKIELGDKQDVVLLRVVVSGESNEEAVTYEYEMVTYRDQENNETAMALATANTISVVAQLIGDGTISERGVFPPEKIVPGVEYMREMQHRGVVIKETKHRSTNIVKG from the coding sequence ATGAAAATTGCAGTTTTGGGTGCTGGTTTAATGGGTAAAGAAGTAGCTCGCGATTTAGTGAGAAACCATAATGTTGAAAGAGTTTACTTGGCAGATTTAAATGTAGCACAAGCACAGCAATTTGCAGATACACTTCAGACGGATAAAATTGAGGTGCTACAATTAGATGCGACAAATGATCATCAACTTAAATCAGTTATGTCTAAAGCAAACGTTGTAGTCAATGCGTTATTCTATCAGTTTAACGAAAAAGTAGCACGAACAGCTATTGAGGTTGGCGTTCATTCAGTTGATTTAGGTGGACATATAGGTGGCGTAACAGATGAAATTTTAAAACTAAACAATGCAGCGAAAGCAAAAGGTATTACACTTATCCCAGATTTAGGTGTGGCACCAGGTATGATTAATATACTAGCAGGTTTCGGTGCTTCTCAATTAGACCATGTAAAATCTATTAAAATTTATGTAGGTGGTATTCCGGTAGTAAAAGAGCCACCATTAGAATATAATGTTGTTTTCTCTTTGGAAGGTGTATTCGACCATTATACGGATGTTTCTCATGTTGTACGTAATGGCAAGCTAAGGGAAATTCCGTCATTATCAGAAATTGAACCATTTTACTTCAAAGGATTTAGTGGTTTAGAAGCTTTCCATACTTCAGGTGGTTTATCGACATTACCACAATCATTCCCAAATGTTCAAACTTTAGAATATAAAACTGTTCGATATGCTGGACATGCAGAGAAGTTCAAATTACTTGTCGACTTAGGTTTAACAAGTAAAGAAACGGAAGTTACGATTAACGGATCTACGATTAAGGCGCGGGATGTATTGCGTGAAGTCTTACAAAGTAAAATTGAACTTGGGGATAAACAGGATGTCGTTTTACTACGTGTTGTAGTAAGTGGAGAAAGTAATGAAGAAGCTGTTACTTATGAATATGAAATGGTTACTTATAGAGATCAAGAAAATAATGAAACCGCTATGGCATTAGCAACTGCAAACACTATTTCAGTTGTTGCCCAATTAATTGGCGATGGAACAATTTCTGAAAGAGGTGTTTTCCCACCAGAAAAAATTGTACCAGGAGTAGAATACATGCGTGAAATGCAACATCGTGGGGTTGTTATTAAAGAGACAAAACATCGCTCAACAAATATTGTTAAGGGATAA